In a genomic window of beta proteobacterium MWH-UniP1:
- the gcvT gene encoding glycine cleavage system aminomethyltransferase GcvT, producing the protein MKTIPLESLHQELGAKFGPFAGYNMPIQYPMGLKAEHLHTRTHAGLFDVSHMGQLRITCPGDASGTALRKALEAALPCDFDGWPNDVQRYSLLLNPQGGIEDDLMLVWRDGSTVKPGSASGLADLPAGTPEVRMVVNAGNRDADLALLQKLAPQLKFEWVDAALVALQGPDAESVLAKLDPKAADMTFMQAADLSLCGVTCFTTRSGYTGEDGYEISLPAKDALRIVRELMKDSRVQPVGLGARDTLRLEAGLPLHGNDISPTVSPIEGSLAFGIAPSRRLPKTNADGTTTQPTKTGSFPGADTVLGHLANGAPRKLVGMISREPVPIRSHAKIVKADGTEVGEVTSGTVSPSLGHPILLALIDSKAVNEPLFAIVRDKKLAVEITKLPFVPKRYKR; encoded by the coding sequence ATGAAAACTATTCCCCTGGAATCCCTGCACCAAGAACTCGGTGCGAAGTTCGGCCCCTTTGCCGGCTACAACATGCCCATTCAATACCCCATGGGGCTCAAGGCCGAGCATCTGCACACCCGCACCCACGCCGGTCTATTTGATGTCTCGCATATGGGGCAGCTGCGTATCACCTGCCCTGGTGACGCCAGCGGCACAGCGCTGCGCAAGGCATTAGAGGCGGCTCTTCCATGCGATTTTGATGGCTGGCCCAATGATGTTCAGCGCTACTCGTTGTTGTTGAACCCCCAAGGCGGCATTGAAGACGACCTGATGCTGGTCTGGCGTGATGGCTCGACCGTCAAGCCCGGCTCAGCCAGTGGCTTGGCGGATCTTCCCGCTGGAACGCCAGAAGTGCGCATGGTGGTCAATGCCGGCAACCGTGATGCGGACTTAGCGTTGCTGCAAAAACTCGCGCCACAGCTGAAATTCGAGTGGGTCGATGCGGCACTGGTTGCGCTACAGGGGCCCGATGCCGAGAGTGTCTTAGCCAAGCTCGATCCCAAGGCGGCTGATATGACCTTCATGCAAGCCGCCGATTTGTCGCTCTGCGGGGTCACCTGCTTCACCACCCGATCGGGCTATACGGGTGAAGACGGCTATGAGATTTCGCTTCCCGCCAAAGACGCGCTGCGAATTGTTCGTGAACTGATGAAAGATTCCCGAGTGCAGCCCGTTGGTCTTGGTGCCCGCGATACGCTTCGTTTAGAGGCTGGCCTGCCGCTGCACGGCAACGATATTTCGCCAACCGTCTCGCCCATTGAGGGGTCGCTGGCCTTTGGCATTGCGCCATCGCGCCGACTTCCCAAAACCAATGCCGATGGCACCACAACTCAGCCCACCAAGACTGGTAGCTTTCCGGGCGCCGATACGGTGCTTGGGCATTTGGCCAACGGTGCCCCGCGCAAATTGGTGGGCATGATTTCGCGTGAGCCCGTGCCCATTCGCTCGCATGCCAAGATTGTCAAAGCCGATGGGACTGAAGTTGGTGAAGTGACCAGCGGCACCGTGTCCCCCAGCCTTGGCCACCCCATCTTGCTGGCCCTGATCGACAGCAAAGCGGTAAATGAACCCCTGTTTGCTATCGTTCGGGATAAGAAGCTTGCCGTTGAAATCACCAAGCTTCCCTTTGTGCCCAAGCGCTACAAGCGTTAA
- a CDS encoding YebC/PmpR family DNA-binding transcriptional regulator, with product MAGHSKWANIQHRKGRQDEKRGRIFTRLIKEITVAAKMGGGDPASNPRLRLAMDKASDANMTKDKVMDAIKRGTGAMEGVDYEEIRYEGYGIGGAAVIVDCLTDNRTRTVAEVRHAFSKHGGNLGTDGSVAFMFKHCGQFVFAPGTSEDKVMEAALEAGAEDVVTDDDGAVEVICAPADFESVKKALEAAGLKPEVAEVTMRASTDTELAGDDGAKMQKLLDALENLDDVQEVYTNAVIS from the coding sequence ATGGCAGGTCATTCCAAGTGGGCCAATATCCAGCACCGCAAAGGTCGCCAGGATGAAAAACGGGGCCGAATCTTTACCCGACTAATCAAAGAAATCACGGTCGCCGCCAAAATGGGCGGTGGGGACCCAGCCAGCAACCCCCGGCTTCGGCTGGCCATGGACAAAGCCAGCGACGCCAACATGACCAAAGACAAGGTCATGGATGCGATCAAACGCGGCACCGGCGCCATGGAAGGCGTGGACTACGAAGAGATCCGCTACGAAGGCTATGGCATTGGTGGCGCAGCCGTGATCGTGGACTGTTTGACCGACAACCGTACCCGCACCGTGGCCGAAGTTCGGCACGCATTTTCCAAACACGGCGGCAATCTTGGAACCGATGGCTCAGTAGCCTTCATGTTCAAACACTGCGGCCAGTTTGTCTTTGCCCCCGGCACCTCGGAAGACAAGGTCATGGAAGCAGCACTTGAGGCCGGTGCAGAGGATGTGGTGACCGATGACGATGGTGCAGTGGAAGTCATCTGCGCCCCCGCAGATTTTGAATCCGTTAAAAAAGCATTAGAGGCCGCAGGTCTTAAGCCCGAAGTGGCGGAGGTCACCATGCGGGCATCCACCGACACCGAGCTTGCCGGTGATGATGGCGCCAAGATGCAAAAACTTTTAGACGCTCTTGAAAATCTAGATGACGTGCAAGAGGTCTACACGAACGCGGTGATTTCATGA
- the gcvH gene encoding glycine cleavage system protein GcvH gives MNFPNDLHYTASHEWVRTEADGTLTVGITDLAQDSLGELVYVDLPAVGRSLAAAESCAVVESTKAASDVYSPVAGEVVAVNDALSGAPQSVNESPYESGWLFKLKPATAGAEKSLLTVDQYKKEHGAA, from the coding sequence GTGAATTTCCCCAACGATTTGCATTACACCGCTTCTCATGAATGGGTCCGTACTGAAGCCGATGGCACCCTGACCGTGGGCATTACCGATCTGGCCCAGGACTCACTTGGCGAACTAGTCTATGTGGACCTGCCCGCCGTGGGCCGCAGCCTGGCCGCTGCCGAGTCTTGCGCTGTGGTGGAATCCACCAAGGCTGCATCCGATGTTTACTCCCCTGTTGCTGGTGAAGTCGTTGCGGTCAATGACGCGCTCTCCGGTGCGCCACAGTCAGTGAACGAGTCGCCTTATGAGTCCGGCTGGCTATTTAAGCTGAAGCCCGCCACCGCAGGTGCCGAGAAGTCACTGCTGACCGTAGACCAGTACAAAAAAGAACACGGCGCAGCGTAA
- a CDS encoding TA system VapC family ribonuclease toxin: protein MSKRALLDVNVLIALLDANHIHHTTAKQWLTENAAAGWASCPITQNGCVRILSAPKYPNATTVQDAIRRLSQATSMPAHVFWPDAFSLFEPGLINWQKALSSRTITDAYLLALAVKNQGRLVTFDRGITAEFVDGASPANLVVLAP from the coding sequence GTGTCCAAACGCGCCCTGCTCGATGTCAACGTGTTGATCGCGCTCTTGGATGCCAATCATATTCATCACACGACAGCGAAACAGTGGTTAACTGAAAACGCGGCTGCCGGTTGGGCATCCTGCCCAATCACACAAAATGGTTGTGTGCGCATTCTGTCTGCCCCGAAGTACCCCAATGCCACCACGGTGCAAGATGCGATTCGTCGGCTGAGCCAGGCCACGTCCATGCCGGCACATGTGTTTTGGCCCGATGCTTTTAGTTTGTTTGAGCCGGGGCTGATCAATTGGCAAAAGGCGCTGAGCTCGCGAACGATCACGGACGCTTATCTGCTGGCCCTTGCAGTGAAAAATCAAGGCCGACTGGTCACATTTGATCGTGGCATTACGGCCGAATTTGTCGATGGGGCCAGCCCGGCCAATTTAGTGGTGCTGGCGCCGTAG
- a CDS encoding antitoxin has product MRTTVDLDPDVLQAVKDLARARGQTFGRVLSDVARKGMVGPVGGTGAFGALTARDSATEDVFTKLGFDPLPTGGKLVGNTLVDEIRDEEGL; this is encoded by the coding sequence ATGCGAACCACAGTGGATTTAGATCCGGACGTTTTGCAGGCGGTCAAAGACCTGGCCCGCGCCCGTGGGCAGACCTTTGGGCGTGTGCTGTCTGATGTCGCCCGAAAGGGCATGGTGGGCCCCGTGGGGGGTACGGGTGCCTTTGGGGCATTGACCGCCCGGGATTCGGCCACCGAAGACGTCTTCACCAAGCTTGGCTTCGATCCGCTGCCAACAGGTGGGAAGCTCGTTGGCAATACCCTGGTCGACGAAATTCGGGACGAAGAGGGGCTGTGA
- the gcvP gene encoding aminomethyl-transferring glycine dehydrogenase translates to MHAYEPIDNIDSLFGHDEFHGRHLGPNQATEAQMLEKIGAASREQLIKETVPASILKSNLLNLPEPATEADALAELKGLANQNEIWRSYIGAGYHGTFTPEPIRRNVLENPGWYTAYTPYQAEVAQGRLEALMNFQQMVVDLTGMHTSNASLLDEATAAAEAMATMKRASKVANANKFFIDQWVHPQVIAVMHTRAEWMGIDVVIGDANTFAPNKEFYGAHVQTPDTRGELRDVTALADALHAQGARLCVGADLLSLMLVKSPGSMGADVAIGSAQRFGIPMGYGGPHAAFMAVKEDLVRMMPGRIIGVSVDAIGKPAYRMSLQTREQHIRRDKATSNICTAQALLANMASFFAVYHGPQGLHRIALRANAMARLVVKASGLSPVQQQFFDTVTFATNTIAAVKGGLAGVQSRATERKINLRYFDHGDVGLACDETTSLCDVTDLVYVLTGNTTTVDALKALKLTTQPESVPAGLLRNDPVLTHPVFNSYHSETDFVRYMKRLENKDVSLVHSMIPLGSCTMKLNAAAEMAPVTWPEFAALHPFAPSNQAKGYAEMLSQLGKWLAEITGFDAVSFQPNSGAQGEYAGLLAIRFYQQSQGQGHRDVCLIPSSAHGTNPASAQMMGMKIVVVACDSQGNVDVADLKAKIEAHKDQLSALMVTYPSTHGVFESAIKDICKMVHDAGGQVYMDGANLNAQAGLTRPGDIGADVCHMNLHKTFCIPHGGGGPGMGPIAVAKHLAPYLSVDPYQAGNRNLSGGDSSKAALNQIANSVSAAPFGSALITTISWMYIRMMGASGIRKATELAILNANYVAARLEKYYSILYKGENGRIAHECILDLRNFKAEYGITAEDIAKRLMDYGFHAPTLSFPVVDTLMVEPTESESKAELDRFCDAMIAIHGELQKVKSGEFDAMDNPLKCAPHTSQEIAGEWAHGYSREVAAFPLAWVRGAKFWPSVKRIDNAAGDRNLVCTCPPVSEYA, encoded by the coding sequence ATGCACGCTTACGAACCCATTGACAATATTGATAGCCTGTTTGGCCATGATGAATTCCACGGCCGTCACCTGGGCCCCAATCAGGCGACTGAAGCCCAGATGCTGGAAAAAATCGGTGCGGCATCCCGCGAGCAACTGATTAAGGAAACGGTGCCGGCATCAATTCTGAAAAGCAATCTGCTTAATCTGCCCGAGCCTGCAACCGAGGCCGATGCACTTGCCGAGCTAAAAGGTCTTGCCAATCAAAATGAAATCTGGCGCTCTTACATCGGTGCAGGCTATCACGGCACGTTTACGCCCGAGCCCATTCGCCGCAACGTTTTAGAAAACCCCGGCTGGTATACAGCGTATACGCCCTATCAGGCCGAAGTGGCCCAGGGCCGCTTGGAAGCATTGATGAACTTCCAACAGATGGTGGTCGATCTGACCGGCATGCACACATCGAATGCATCGCTCTTAGACGAAGCCACTGCCGCTGCCGAAGCCATGGCCACGATGAAGCGGGCTTCGAAAGTCGCTAACGCGAACAAGTTTTTTATCGATCAGTGGGTCCACCCACAGGTGATTGCGGTCATGCACACCCGCGCCGAGTGGATGGGCATTGACGTGGTGATTGGTGATGCCAACACCTTTGCACCCAACAAAGAGTTTTATGGTGCCCACGTGCAAACGCCCGATACCCGTGGCGAGTTACGCGATGTCACGGCTCTGGCTGACGCGCTGCATGCCCAGGGTGCACGACTCTGTGTTGGTGCCGATCTGCTCTCACTCATGCTCGTGAAATCCCCGGGCAGCATGGGTGCCGACGTAGCGATTGGCTCCGCCCAGCGCTTTGGTATTCCCATGGGCTATGGCGGCCCACACGCTGCCTTTATGGCGGTGAAAGAGGATCTGGTGCGCATGATGCCCGGCCGCATTATTGGCGTGTCGGTGGATGCTATCGGCAAGCCCGCCTATCGCATGTCGCTGCAGACCCGCGAGCAGCACATTCGCCGAGACAAGGCGACCAGCAACATCTGTACAGCCCAGGCACTGCTCGCCAATATGGCGTCTTTCTTTGCGGTCTATCACGGCCCACAGGGCCTGCACCGGATTGCGTTGCGTGCCAATGCCATGGCCCGACTGGTTGTGAAAGCGTCTGGCTTATCGCCAGTTCAACAACAATTTTTTGACACTGTCACTTTTGCCACGAACACGATTGCTGCGGTGAAAGGTGGTCTGGCGGGTGTGCAGTCGCGCGCAACTGAGCGCAAGATCAATCTGCGCTACTTTGATCACGGTGATGTGGGTCTGGCTTGTGACGAGACCACCAGCCTGTGTGATGTGACCGACTTGGTCTATGTGCTCACCGGCAACACCACCACGGTAGATGCGCTGAAAGCATTAAAGCTGACGACCCAGCCAGAATCAGTTCCTGCAGGTCTGCTACGTAACGACCCTGTGCTCACACACCCCGTGTTTAATAGCTATCACAGTGAGACCGACTTTGTGCGCTACATGAAGCGTTTAGAGAACAAAGACGTTTCACTGGTGCACTCCATGATTCCGCTGGGCTCTTGCACTATGAAGCTCAATGCGGCGGCCGAGATGGCGCCCGTGACCTGGCCCGAGTTCGCAGCACTGCACCCCTTTGCACCCAGCAATCAAGCCAAGGGCTATGCCGAGATGCTCTCGCAACTGGGCAAGTGGTTGGCTGAAATCACTGGCTTTGATGCCGTGTCTTTCCAGCCCAACTCCGGCGCGCAAGGCGAGTACGCTGGTCTCTTAGCCATTCGTTTCTATCAGCAATCCCAGGGCCAGGGCCATCGCGATGTTTGCCTGATTCCGTCTTCTGCCCATGGCACCAATCCAGCGAGTGCCCAGATGATGGGCATGAAGATTGTGGTGGTGGCCTGCGATAGCCAGGGCAACGTGGATGTGGCGGATCTCAAAGCCAAGATCGAGGCCCACAAAGACCAGTTAAGTGCGCTGATGGTGACCTATCCATCGACCCATGGCGTGTTTGAGTCTGCGATCAAAGATATCTGCAAAATGGTTCACGATGCAGGTGGCCAGGTTTATATGGACGGCGCTAACCTGAATGCCCAGGCGGGACTCACACGACCAGGCGATATCGGTGCCGATGTCTGCCACATGAATCTGCACAAGACCTTCTGTATCCCCCACGGTGGTGGTGGCCCCGGTATGGGCCCGATTGCCGTAGCGAAGCATTTGGCGCCGTATTTGTCTGTTGATCCGTATCAGGCAGGTAATCGCAACTTAAGTGGCGGTGATAGCAGCAAGGCTGCGCTCAACCAGATCGCGAATAGCGTGTCAGCCGCGCCCTTTGGTAGCGCATTGATCACGACCATTTCCTGGATGTATATCCGCATGATGGGTGCCAGCGGCATTCGTAAGGCCACCGAATTGGCGATCCTGAATGCCAACTATGTGGCGGCGCGTTTAGAGAAGTACTACTCGATTTTGTACAAAGGCGAGAACGGCCGTATCGCGCATGAGTGCATTTTGGATCTGCGTAATTTCAAAGCGGAATACGGCATCACTGCAGAAGACATTGCCAAGCGCCTGATGGACTACGGTTTCCATGCGCCAACGCTGTCCTTCCCTGTGGTGGATACGTTAATGGTGGAGCCCACCGAATCCGAATCAAAGGCAGAACTCGATCGCTTCTGTGATGCCATGATTGCGATTCACGGGGAATTACAAAAGGTGAAGAGTGGTGAGTTTGATGCAATGGATAACCCACTGAAATGCGCACCCCATACCTCGCAAGAGATTGCCGGTGAGTGGGCCCACGGCTATTCCCGTGAAGTAGCGGCATTCCCGTTGGCATGGGTGCGTGGTGCAAAGTTCTGGCCCAGCGTGAAACGGATTGACAACGCGGCCGGTGATCGCAATCTGGTCTGCACCTGTCCACCGGTTTCCGAGTACGCCTAA
- the purD gene encoding phosphoribosylamine--glycine ligase, translated as MKVLVIGGGGREHAMAWCLAKSPRVTKVYVAPGNGGTARDARLENLALDPVKHPQSVADFVKQNNIALTVVGPEAPLAAGIVDTFRKENLAIFGPVAAAAQLESSKDFAKRFMQEHGIPTAEFETFADPQKAHAYIDAKGAPIVIKADGLAAGKGVVVAMSAKEAHDAVDMMLLDNKFGDAGARVVIEEFLDGEEASFIVMCDGKSALPMATSQDHKRLLDQDQGPNTGGMGAYSPAPVVTPEIHAKVLREVINPVLKGMAAKGTPYTGFLYAGLMIKPNGEIKVLEFNCRMGDPETQPILMRLKSDFTILLEAAIARKLDATEADWDSRTALGVVCAAHGYPDTVRTGDAINALPQDSDDCVTFHASTSIKDGSLVTSGGRVLCVTALGGTVLMAQKRAYQAVDEVKFNGMQARRDIGYRAIRR; from the coding sequence ATGAAAGTCTTAGTGATTGGCGGCGGTGGCCGTGAACACGCCATGGCCTGGTGCTTGGCCAAGTCCCCGCGCGTGACAAAAGTCTATGTGGCCCCCGGCAATGGCGGCACAGCGCGTGACGCCAGATTAGAAAATTTAGCGCTTGATCCCGTTAAGCATCCACAATCCGTTGCAGATTTTGTTAAACAAAACAATATTGCGCTTACTGTTGTTGGGCCAGAAGCGCCACTAGCCGCAGGCATTGTCGATACTTTCCGCAAAGAAAACCTTGCCATCTTTGGCCCCGTTGCCGCTGCGGCACAATTGGAGTCCTCCAAAGACTTTGCCAAACGCTTTATGCAAGAGCATGGCATTCCCACCGCGGAATTCGAGACCTTCGCAGACCCGCAAAAGGCCCATGCCTATATTGATGCGAAGGGCGCACCGATTGTGATCAAGGCCGATGGCCTGGCAGCGGGCAAAGGCGTGGTCGTGGCCATGAGCGCAAAAGAAGCCCACGATGCGGTTGACATGATGCTCTTGGACAATAAGTTTGGGGACGCCGGCGCACGCGTGGTGATTGAAGAATTTCTAGATGGTGAAGAGGCAAGTTTCATCGTTATGTGCGACGGCAAATCCGCACTGCCCATGGCCACTAGCCAAGACCATAAGCGATTGCTCGATCAAGACCAGGGCCCGAACACCGGTGGCATGGGTGCTTACTCCCCAGCCCCAGTGGTGACGCCAGAGATTCACGCGAAAGTCTTGCGGGAAGTGATCAATCCAGTCCTCAAAGGCATGGCCGCAAAGGGCACGCCCTATACCGGGTTTCTTTATGCCGGCCTGATGATCAAACCCAATGGCGAGATCAAGGTGTTGGAATTTAACTGCCGCATGGGCGACCCCGAAACCCAGCCGATTCTGATGCGACTGAAGAGTGATTTCACAATACTGTTGGAAGCCGCAATTGCGCGGAAACTTGATGCGACTGAGGCCGATTGGGACTCCCGCACGGCACTTGGCGTGGTCTGCGCTGCCCATGGCTACCCCGATACAGTTCGCACAGGCGATGCCATCAATGCACTTCCCCAAGACAGTGATGACTGCGTCACCTTCCATGCGAGCACGTCGATTAAGGATGGCAGCTTAGTCACCAGTGGTGGCCGGGTACTCTGCGTGACCGCACTGGGCGGCACGGTACTAATGGCACAGAAGCGTGCCTATCAAGCGGTGGACGAAGTGAAATTTAATGGCATGCAGGCACGCCGCGATATTGGTTATCGGGCGATTCGGCGTTAA
- the hemF gene encoding oxygen-dependent coproporphyrinogen oxidase, which translates to MSGVSVSALRDYFLGLQDRITTKIADVDGKPFLEDAWQKPEDSPLKGNGRSRILENGNIFERAGVGFSHVRGDKLPPSATQNRPELQSRGFEAIGVSLVFHPRNPYIPTVHMNVRSFVAKGVKAGEEDVWWFGGGMDLTPYYPFDEDAVHFHQTCADALAPFGSEYYPRFKKWCDEYFYLKHREEARGIGGVFFDDFSELGFEKSFAMMKATGDAFLKAYTPIVERRKDTPYGERERDFQAYRRGRYVEFNLVFDRGTHFGLQSGGRSESILMSMPPIVTWRYNWSPEPNSPEAKIYQAIKPRDWLGMAQKAGV; encoded by the coding sequence ATGTCCGGCGTATCTGTCAGTGCCCTGCGGGATTATTTTCTCGGTCTACAAGACCGAATCACCACGAAGATTGCTGACGTCGACGGCAAACCCTTTTTAGAAGATGCCTGGCAAAAGCCGGAAGACTCTCCGCTTAAAGGTAATGGCCGATCCAGAATTCTAGAAAACGGCAATATCTTCGAGCGCGCTGGTGTGGGATTTTCCCATGTGCGCGGCGATAAGCTGCCGCCATCGGCCACGCAAAACCGGCCAGAACTTCAGAGCCGTGGCTTTGAAGCAATCGGTGTGTCGCTCGTCTTTCATCCCCGCAACCCCTATATCCCCACTGTGCACATGAATGTGCGGTCCTTTGTGGCCAAGGGTGTGAAAGCCGGTGAAGAAGATGTCTGGTGGTTTGGCGGTGGCATGGATCTAACCCCTTACTACCCCTTTGATGAAGACGCCGTGCATTTCCATCAGACCTGTGCAGATGCGCTGGCACCATTCGGCTCAGAGTACTACCCACGGTTTAAGAAATGGTGTGATGAATACTTCTATCTAAAACATCGCGAGGAAGCCCGCGGCATTGGCGGCGTATTTTTTGACGATTTTTCTGAACTTGGCTTTGAGAAAAGCTTTGCCATGATGAAAGCCACAGGCGATGCATTTTTGAAGGCCTACACGCCGATTGTCGAGCGCCGCAAAGACACCCCCTATGGCGAACGCGAACGGGACTTTCAAGCGTATCGCCGTGGCCGTTATGTGGAATTTAATCTGGTCTTTGACCGCGGCACCCACTTTGGTCTGCAAAGTGGCGGCAGGTCTGAAAGCATCTTAATGTCGATGCCGCCCATCGTGACTTGGCGTTACAACTGGTCGCCCGAACCAAATAGCCCAGAGGCGAAAATCTATCAGGCGATCAAACCGCGTGATTGGCTGGGCATGGCGCAAAAGGCCGGGGTTTGA